The following DNA comes from Cucumis sativus cultivar 9930 chromosome 7, Cucumber_9930_V3, whole genome shotgun sequence.
ttttattttagtttcttgttgaggtaaataataataataaatgacaCGTGTTTCATTCATTGCAAACATTTCATATCATAGTTTAATCGCACtgtttacatttttcatttttttttttggtaataCTCTGTTTTTTGCTTTGAGGCGTTCAAATCTTCAGTATACTATACATTATGAAGCTAATAAGAGTTAGGTTTTTTGGTAATATGAAAAGTTGAGTGCAGGCTTTGGGCCTTTTGCTATTTAGACGGCCCAAGAGTAAATAATTGGGGCAAGAATGGATATGTTATGTTAAGAGATCAGAAGGCCCAAACAATAGTCACAAAGGATCCAAAACTTCAATCGAAATTGCATTCATGaacccaaaaagaagaaaagaaaaagaaaagaaaagaaaagaaaagcaaccTATAAGCCCCACAGGCTGCTCCAATCCACAATTGGAGCTTTACATAATTTAGAGAAACATAAAGATCTCCAATCACATCTTCCCACATCAGCTCTGTCCTCCATTTGTCTTCCACATATGATTACTTGGGCCGACATGCAGATTCCATGGGCCCAGCCTGTCTTGCGAGCTGTGATTAGACCACAAAACTTAAATGTTAATTACCTTTAGCTTGCAGAAaatagattatattatattggaATGAAAAAGTAACGAAGGAAACCAAAGAATGGGAGCTAAGCTTTTTTATACAAACCTGAAAATAGGCTTCAAGCTTCTTTCTCAGACTTGTATATTCTTTCTTCAGTTGTTGGAATGTTCTCATGCATCtgttttcattataaaaaaaggagatatttgtttttagtaaACAGTTAacaaatgataataaaataggTGATCCTGTACAAACTCTTTAAAGCCTTAAAAAGTGTTTGGAAGTGGGAAAGGAAACTGTTTCTCAAGTAGCACTAGGGAGTCGAGACTTTGAACCCAAACAATTAAGTAGAttacatgcatatatatataccttctagaataacatttgtttttaaataaccccttttaattaaaagttaggaatggaaaatttgtcaaaatcactttttaagaagatttagaaaacaaagctTACTTTTTAGAGTAAATAAGCAGATTTTTAATGGAAAACTTTAAGGAAAATCTCTTTAATTAGTATAAGATACCATCAACAGTGATGCACAGTAATGACCTAACTGAACAAGTTTGAAAAAGTTGGTTGCTTTTTCTTCATGTAACTAAGTGAGCATGTGATGTAaacgataataataataataatatgttattGTCTACCTTCCTACTGTCATTGTTTCCATTGCATGCATGCAAAGACTGAACCATACATCTCAAAGCTCATGTTACTTTCTACTATacttgttaatttaaaaactgatatatatttttaaaaaaatgaaaatatagatGTATACTTAAAATGGAGGAGCAGGGAAAGGGATCAAATTCATGTTCGATCAATCTCAGCCGTCCACGTTGAAgggaataagaaaaaagatatgtATGATAGATATTTACCCTTCTCCACTTCCTGCCTTGCAATATTCCCTCAATTGTGTGCACTCAGCTTTCACCTTTTTGGCTCCAATACTGCACCCATTACAAAAAGAACATGAGTGTTTTTTCAACAGGAAGATTTGTTTGGCTATATTTAACTAGTGCCCATCAGAGTATATACTCCGACCCATGGCCACCTcaccctctctctctcacatttttttttatttttttttaaagacttttatgttcaaattttgttaacaTTGCCagttattcaaaatatttgggTTACCTTGAGCTACTTCCTTTAAATTGGTGCATAAGGGCATCCAACTTATTGAAGTCCAGAGGGCTCTTCTGTCTGCatttgagatgaaaattttttggagattaattatataacaaagAGACTTTCTTAGGTCAAAATTTGGTAAGcagcaaaagaaaataagaagcaTACAGTGCTTGCTCTATGCTAAGAATCAGTCTGGATGAGTCTCTGTAGTACAATGTAACAATTTCCTCCACAAAGTTTGGGTTAGCATCATCTTGCAGTTCCTCTAACTGCACAAACTGTTCGTCAAGAAATCCCTGACAAATGGCCAGCCGAAATTTGATGTCAAAACGAAGCATTTGATATTACACTTAACACGCTAAACTGAAAATATCACTGATATAGCAAGCCAAGTATAGTCTTTTTACACTGCTCTTCCAGTTCACATATGAACAAAAGCATACAGGCTATATAACACATGAAATCGAAGGGAATTGTCATTCATTGTAGGAATTACAACTTAACTAACACTTCCTAACTATGAGATATGTTGTTAAATTAGTAATCTTTTAGGGTGGTGGAATTAAATGTGAACATCATTAATTACCTGATCAAAAAGGGACTGCCTAATGTTAGCAAGCTGCCTACGCAACTGTGTTTTCTCCATTTGAGGAAGTGCAAATGACTCCAAAAGTAGAACTTTTATGAGgttgaaacaaagaaaaggaaagaaatagtTAGAGGCGGTTAAGCTATACTCCTAAGAAAGGGTTGGAAGGGAGAGTTTATATAATGAAGGAAAAGGGAGATGGAATAGGTGTGAGAAAAGGGAACAGAAGATCATGACAATGCAAGGTATGTGATGTGTGGACCAGACTGCTTTGAAAAAGAGAGTGAAAGAACAAGGGAACTTGTCGAGCATCCAATTTAAATCATAAGGCTTAAAGGTATAAATCTCGGCTATATGGATTCTTCacataaatacaaacaaaaaaaaaaagtataatacaATGTGAAATATAAATACGATAATGtcacaaatttatatataataataatatttgatctATATGCAGCTTTCTAGCCTGTATGCAGATTCTACTCGAACACAcgaaaagttcaaatttttctttagaattATGCTGTTGCTATACATCTTGTTAAAGGTCACTAGTGGTAGTACTCTATAATGTTTCTACACACTACAGTATTTTGGCATTGATATACTTCTTGGtatta
Coding sequences within:
- the LOC101214800 gene encoding histidine-containing phosphotransfer protein 4, which codes for MEKTQLRRQLANIRQSLFDQGFLDEQFVQLEELQDDANPNFVEEIVTLYYRDSSRLILSIEQALQKSPLDFNKLDALMHQFKGSSSSIGAKKVKAECTQLREYCKAGSGEGCMRTFQQLKKEYTSLRKKLEAYFQLARQAGPMESACRPK